GACATTCCTGAACAAATACAAGACGAAGCCGTTGTTTCTAGGTAAACACCGCTCGAAAAAGGGAGATTACACTGATAAAACGGGATTTGAATAGTCTTTAGCTCATAAAAACGCTATGATTAAAAAGGATTATGAAATCGGTGAACTGTATATCTGCTTTCACTCATCAATGCAGCACAGAACTACATCATCCCGAGCGCTGTGCCCTGAATGACGGCACAATAGCCACCTAAAATCACTCAATAAAATTTATAGGAGATAAGTGTTCATTATGAAACGTTGCCCTTGGGTTGGTACTGGCAAACCTTATTATGAAGAGTACCATGATAAGGAATGGGGTGTTCCCGTACATGATGATCAAAAACACTTTGAAATGCTTATTCTTGAAGGAGCACAGGCAGGTTTGAGCTGGGAAACAATACTCAAACGGCGGGAAGCATACCGAAAAGCATTCAAACAGTTTGACCCTCATGCTGTAGCAAAGATGAGCGATGAGGAATTAAATAACTTGCTTGATGATTCGGGGATTATCCGTAATCGTCTTAAAATTTTTTCGGCGCGCAAAAATGCGATCGTGTTTCTTAAGATCGCGCAAGAATTTAGATCTTTTGACAACTATATTTGGCAATTTGTGAATGGAAGTCCCAAAATAAATTACCCCAAAACACTTCAAGAAGTCCCTGCCCGTACTGCTGAATCTGACGCGTTATCCAAAGATTTGAAAAAAAGAGGCATGAGTTTTGTCGGTTCAACGATTATGTATGCCCACATGCAAGCAGTAGGCCTGGTGGATGATCATCTTGTCGATTGTTTTTGCAAAAATCGAAACCATGGTGCATAGAATCTGTTATTTTAAGCCTAAATGAAAGGTAGAAAACCCGGGTTTCAATGCTTTTTGAGCGAGCGATTTCAAAATTTAACCAGTAACGATTCAGTAGTGACTGTAACCCTTCGGCCCGAGGAGGGGACAAAAGCCCCTTCTTGAAGGCTCTGCGCCAAGAATTCGAGGACAGCGCCGCGCTTTTTGACCACGGGTTGAAAAGAATTTTGAAATATGCCTCAGCACTTCATTTCACCCAGATTAAGATGCAATTTTTTTCAAAATTTCCTCAATAGGTAAACCCATGACATTATAATAAGAACCTTTTATTTCTTTAACAAACGTGTCATAAACATTTTGAATACCATACCCTCCCGCTTTATCAAAGGGATCCCCTGAATCAACATAATTTTGAATTTGTTGCTCTGTAAGCGAGTGGAATGTAATGCGGGTTGTTACGCAATCAACCCACCACTTTTGTTCGGGTAGAAAAATTAGCGCATAACCGGTATAGACCTCATGGGAGCTGCCGCTGAGCATACGCAGCATTCTATAAGCATCTTCAGGGTCGCGAGGTTTTTCTAAAATATGGTTCTGATAAGCCACGGTAGTATCGGCCGCCAGAATGAAATCTGCTGCACCTACTTCAACCTGAGACAAAATTGTTTGCGCTTTTTCTCTGGCCAGTCGAGTCACATATATTTTGGCTTGCTCATCTTTTTGCAGAACTTCTTCAATATTGGCAGGCATAACAACAGCAGCCAATCCGTGCTCTTGCAATATTTGCAATCGTCTTGGAGAGGCGCTGGCCAAGATGAGTTTTAATGGATGCTTAGGATTCATGAGTTTTGTTTCTGAAAATAGGATTAGATGAATTATCCGCCCCTATTTAATTCCATGCAATATTGACGCGTGATACATTAAATGATCTTCGATAAAACTAGTGATAAAATAATAGCTGTGATCATAATCCTCATGCATTCGTAGTTTTAGTTCGACTCCAGCCTTCAAGCATGCTGCCTGAAATAATTCGGGTTTGAGTTGCTCCTTTAAATAAGGATCCTGTGAACCCTGATCAATGAGAATGTGTTGATGTGGCCATCCTTTAGCTAAGATGAGTTCGCAAGCATCATATTCTTTCCACTGCTCTTTATCGTCCCCCAGATATCCTGTGAATGCTTTTTGACCCCATGGACATTGTGATGGGGCACAAATGGGTGCGAATGCAGAAACCGAACGATACTGCTTGGGATAAGTCAATGCCAAAATAAGCGCACCATGCCCTCCCATTGAATGGCCAAAGATACCACATGCTTGATGATCAAGCGGGAAATGGTATTGCAGTAGATGGGGTAATTCTTCATGGACATAAGTGAACATTTTATAATATTTTGACCACGGAGATTGTTTGGCATCCACATATAATCCGGCACCCATACCAAAATCATAACTCTCCTGAGCGCCTGGCAAATTATCTCCGCGAGGACTTGTATCCGGAACAACTAATGCTAAACCTAATTGGGCAGCAATCCGTTGCGCCCCCGCTTTCGTAATAAAATTTTGCTCCGTACAGGTTAGTCCGGAAAGCCAATACACTAGAGGTACGCTCTGTTTCCTTGCCTGAGGTGGTAAAAAAAGACCAAAGCGCATAGTACAATGGGTTGAATCGGCTTGATGGGCATAAACCCGTTGAATCCCTCCAAAACAGTAATGTTCTTCAATGAGTTCGATGACCATTTAAATTCACTCCCTGAAACAGGCTTTTAAAAAGTGAGCACCGTGCGGATTGATTGACCAAGGTGCATTAAATCAAAGGCTTGATTAATCTGCTCAACCGGGAGAACTTGGGTAATTAAATCATCCACATTGATTTTACCATCCATGTACCAATCAACAATTTTAGGTACATCAGAACGTCCACGTGCACCTCCAAATGCAGATCCCTTCCATACTCTGCCCGTGATCAACTGGAAAGGTCTAGCAGAAATCTCTTGACCTGCTCCTGCAACCCCAACCACAGTACAAACGCCCCACCCTTTATGGCAACACTCCAATGCCTGACGCATCAGTTTTACATTCCCTACGCACTCAAAACTGTAATCAGCGCCCCCCTTAGTCAGCTCTACAAGATAGGCAACCAGATCGTCACTGATTTCCGAAGGATTAACAAAATCGGTCATTCCCATTTTTTCTGCCAAAACCCTCCGTTGAGGATTAATGTCCACCCCGACAATCTGTTCGGCACCCACCATACGAGCACCCTGGATCACATTAAGCCCGATACCTCCTAAACCAAAGACAACAACTCGAGATCCTGGCGTCACTTTTGCAGTATAAATCACGGCTCCCAGGCCTGTAGTTACGCCACAACCGATGTAACAGACTTTGTCAAAAGGTGCATCTTTACGAATTGCCGCAACAGCGATTTCAGGCAATACAATATAATTAGCAAACGTGGATGTCCCCATGTAATGGAATATTTTTTTTCCATTAAGGCTGAAACGACTTGTCCCATCAGGCATAACCCCTTGACCTTGCGTTGTTCGAATGGCCTGACACAGGTTGGTTTTTTGGGAAAGACAGTATTCACATTGACGGCATTCAGGGGTATATAAGGGGATCACATGATCGCCTGGCTTAACGGAAGTCACTCCCGCGCCTACATCCACAATAATACCGGCACCCTCATGTCCTAAAATGACTGGGAAAAGGCCTTCAGGATCATCACCAGA
This sequence is a window from Legionella cherrii. Protein-coding genes within it:
- a CDS encoding Maf family protein is translated as MNPKHPLKLILASASPRRLQILQEHGLAAVVMPANIEEVLQKDEQAKIYVTRLAREKAQTILSQVEVGAADFILAADTTVAYQNHILEKPRDPEDAYRMLRMLSGSSHEVYTGYALIFLPEQKWWVDCVTTRITFHSLTEQQIQNYVDSGDPFDKAGGYGIQNVYDTFVKEIKGSYYNVMGLPIEEILKKIAS
- a CDS encoding S-(hydroxymethyl)glutathione dehydrogenase/class III alcohol dehydrogenase, with amino-acid sequence MQVKAAVAYEAGKPLVIETVELEGPKKGEVLVEIKATGVCHTDAFTLSGDDPEGLFPVILGHEGAGIIVDVGAGVTSVKPGDHVIPLYTPECRQCEYCLSQKTNLCQAIRTTQGQGVMPDGTSRFSLNGKKIFHYMGTSTFANYIVLPEIAVAAIRKDAPFDKVCYIGCGVTTGLGAVIYTAKVTPGSRVVVFGLGGIGLNVIQGARMVGAEQIVGVDINPQRRVLAEKMGMTDFVNPSEISDDLVAYLVELTKGGADYSFECVGNVKLMRQALECCHKGWGVCTVVGVAGAGQEISARPFQLITGRVWKGSAFGGARGRSDVPKIVDWYMDGKINVDDLITQVLPVEQINQAFDLMHLGQSIRTVLTF
- the fghA gene encoding S-formylglutathione hydrolase yields the protein MVIELIEEHYCFGGIQRVYAHQADSTHCTMRFGLFLPPQARKQSVPLVYWLSGLTCTEQNFITKAGAQRIAAQLGLALVVPDTSPRGDNLPGAQESYDFGMGAGLYVDAKQSPWSKYYKMFTYVHEELPHLLQYHFPLDHQACGIFGHSMGGHGALILALTYPKQYRSVSAFAPICAPSQCPWGQKAFTGYLGDDKEQWKEYDACELILAKGWPHQHILIDQGSQDPYLKEQLKPELFQAACLKAGVELKLRMHEDYDHSYYFITSFIEDHLMYHASILHGIK
- a CDS encoding DNA-3-methyladenine glycosylase I, encoding MKRCPWVGTGKPYYEEYHDKEWGVPVHDDQKHFEMLILEGAQAGLSWETILKRREAYRKAFKQFDPHAVAKMSDEELNNLLDDSGIIRNRLKIFSARKNAIVFLKIAQEFRSFDNYIWQFVNGSPKINYPKTLQEVPARTAESDALSKDLKKRGMSFVGSTIMYAHMQAVGLVDDHLVDCFCKNRNHGA